Genomic segment of Paenibacillus macerans:
ACGAGAAAACCCGATGTTCGAAGTCCGCGAATCTATCAGAGAGATCGGCGATATTAACGTGTTCCTGATCATTTTTTTTCCGATCTCGTTTTTTTATTTCTATCTGCTGACCCGGCGTTACGTCGCTTATTTCCGGGAGATTTCCCGGGGAATCAACCAGTTGGCCGGAGGCGACTTCACCAGCCGGGTCCATGTTCCGTCGAGAGACGAACTCGGAGATATCGCGCGGGACATCAACCTGGCCAGCGAAAAACTGCAGCAGGCCGTGGAGCGGGGCGATTTCGCCGAAACCAGCAAAGAGCAGCTGGTGCTCAACCTGGCCCATGATTTACGAACGCCGCTGACCTCTGTGATCGGGTACCTGGACTTCATACTGCAGGGCAAAGATCTGAGCGCCGAACAGATGAAGCATTACACCTCTATCGCCTACACCAAATCGCAGCGGCTGGAGAAGCTGATCGACGAGCTGTTCGAAATCACGCGGATGAACTACGGCAAGCTGAAGCTGAACCGCGGGCCGCTCGACCTCGGCGAGCTGCTGGCCCAATTGGCTGAAGAGTTGTACCCCCTGTTCGAAAAAAACGGGCTGACCGTCCGCCTTGACCTCGCGCCGCAGCTGACGATCTCCGGGGACGGGGACCTGCTGGCCCGCGTGTTCGAGAACCTATTTACCAATGCCGCCCGTTACGGTAAAGATGGCGGGTTCATCGATATCCACGGACGGCTGGAAGGCGGAAACGCGGTCATTCGCGTCATCAATTACGGGGATTCCATTCCGCCGGACGAGCTGCCGCATCTGTTTGACATGTTTTTCACCGGCGACCGGGCGCGGACGCATCAGGGAGGCAGCACCGGTCTCGGCCTGTTCATCGCCAAAAATATCATCGAACAGCATGAGGGCTCCATTTCAGCGCAAAGCGATATCATCCGCACGCAGTTTGAAGTGCGCTTGCCGAAGTTAGGGATTTAAATACGTGTTCAAAAAGTAGGTTTTATGAAAGCATATGCCCCATCCGGCTGAATTCAAGATTCGACATCGAATTAAGAAAAATTTAAGATTTACCCCACTTTTGATTTTAAAAGTCTGCCCTATGCTTAAAGGCATGAATGCAGGAGGACTGGAAGATGAAGAAGTGGGGGTTTTTGCGTGCGCCGAACGGCCTGACCCGGCTGGGCCTCGCTCGCCCGTTGCGCGGGGACGGGGCGGCGGCGTGGTTGTTTCTGGCGCCGAGCGCGGCCGGGTTTGCGGTGTTTTATCTGATTCCGTTCGGGATGAGTCTGATGTATTCCTTCATGAGCGGCACTTCCGGCGGAAGTTTCGTCGGCCTGGCGAATTACCGTGAGCTCCTGTCCAGCGATTCGTTCCGGAAAGCGGCGGCCAACACGTTTTATTTCAGCGCGCTTGGCGTCCCGCTGATGCTGGTGCTGTCGCTGGGACTGGCGCTGCTGTTGAACCGGCAAATCTATCTGCGGAAGTGGCTCCGCACCTCCTACGTGCTGCCGCTGGTGGTGCCGGTCGCCTCGGTCATCATCATCTGGCAGGTGGTGTTCGACTGGAACGGCGTTTTGAACTATGCGCTCAGCCATTTCGGGATCCAGCGCGTGGACTGGATGAAAACCCCCGCCGCCCGGTATGTAGTCATCGTCGTGTATTTATGGAAGAACGTTGGCTACAACGTCATTTTGTTCCTGGCGGGCCTGCAGCAAATTCCGCAGGATTACTACGAAACCGCCCGGGTCGAAGGCGCCGGACCCTTTCGCCGGTTTTTGGGCATCACG
This window contains:
- a CDS encoding HAMP domain-containing sensor histidine kinase, whose translation is MVKSKFRSFRFQMIKLFGLSMLLSAGTTFIIYLALQQYYHTLLRENPMFEVRESIREIGDINVFLIIFFPISFFYFYLLTRRYVAYFREISRGINQLAGGDFTSRVHVPSRDELGDIARDINLASEKLQQAVERGDFAETSKEQLVLNLAHDLRTPLTSVIGYLDFILQGKDLSAEQMKHYTSIAYTKSQRLEKLIDELFEITRMNYGKLKLNRGPLDLGELLAQLAEELYPLFEKNGLTVRLDLAPQLTISGDGDLLARVFENLFTNAARYGKDGGFIDIHGRLEGGNAVIRVINYGDSIPPDELPHLFDMFFTGDRARTHQGGSTGLGLFIAKNIIEQHEGSISAQSDIIRTQFEVRLPKLGI
- a CDS encoding carbohydrate ABC transporter permease, producing the protein MKKWGFLRAPNGLTRLGLARPLRGDGAAAWLFLAPSAAGFAVFYLIPFGMSLMYSFMSGTSGGSFVGLANYRELLSSDSFRKAAANTFYFSALGVPLMLVLSLGLALLLNRQIYLRKWLRTSYVLPLVVPVASVIIIWQVVFDWNGVLNYALSHFGIQRVDWMKTPAARYVVIVVYLWKNVGYNVILFLAGLQQIPQDYYETARVEGAGPFRRFLGITLVYLTTTTFFVVIISIINSFKVFRETYLLAGDYPHDSIYMLQHYMNNMFVSLNIQKLTAAAVLMVAAILAIVLVLFGLERRYRKFME